From one Amia ocellicauda isolate fAmiCal2 chromosome 17, fAmiCal2.hap1, whole genome shotgun sequence genomic stretch:
- the chfr gene encoding E3 ubiquitin-protein ligase CHFR isoform X1, with protein MENRERSQPWGKLVKVDSGSHSEILLVNRECTIGRKKGCDLSFPANKLVSSDHCKIVQDEISGEVWLEDMSTNGTVINMSKLVKRQMYPLQNGDVIYFVYRKNEPEQNVAYVFQSIVTEQPHIRDASDTDTDVPSSESLQGSLEIASVETVAVLPTQPPLQAQEEPQPSTSTSDPYNVSGACPAGAAPPQPSVSGPGGDQLMSAVDPAVESPNTGDHAKTEVAPAESPVASALKEAKEEEPERKRRKTDQEDHFSAANPEVSEVDGTPKVTADPCVGKGKTGEHKTDKMEESLTCIICQDLLHDCVSLQPCMHTFCAACYSGWMERSCLCPTCRCPVERIRKNHILNNLVEAYLLQHPEKCRSDEDLKSMDKRNKITQDMLQPKIERTFSDEEGSSDFLFELSDADSESSDISQPFVVCRQCPGYRKDPVQIPGVSTPSQEDGGVKPSGEMPSTSANVPAAIQEYTCMPQGSHVICTCCLQPMPDRRAELNGQQQSVQQCTVCQRPFCHMYWRCNRVGCLGCLAHFSDLNLTEKCLDGALNSNNYESDILKNYLASRGMSWKDMLQESLQALQQGSFYLSDYHITGSAVVCYCCGLRAFKELAYQYRQNIPAAELPAAVTSRPDCYWGRNCRTQVKAHHAVKFNHICEQTRFKN; from the exons ATGGAGAACAGGGAGCGCAGTCAGCCGTGGGGGAAGCTGGTCAAAGTGGACTCGGGTTCACACTCCGAAATACTGCTGGTCAACAGAGAGTGCACCATCGGCAGGAAGAAGg GCTGTGATCTTTCCTTTCCTGCAAACAAACTGGTCTCAAGTGATCACTGCAAAATTGTTCAGGATGAAATCTCAGGGGAAGTCTGGCTGGAGGACATGag CACCAATGGGACCGTGATCAATATGTCAAAGCTGGTGAAGAGACAGATGTACCCGCTACAGAATGGAGATGTGATCTACTTTGTCTACCGGAAGAATGAGCCAGAGCAGA ATGTTGCTTACGTGTTTCAGTCTATTGTCACTGAACAGCCACATATCCGGGACGCCTCTG atacagatacagatgtCCCATCTTCTGAGAGCTTACAAGGTTCACTGGAGATTGCCAGTGTGGAGACTGTAGCTGTCCTCCCCACGCAGCCTCCCCTGCAAGCCCAGGAGGAGCCCCAGCCCTCCACCTCCACGTCTGATCCCTATAATGTGTCGGGTGCTTGTCCCGCAGGGGCGGCCCCCCCACAGCCCTCTGTTTCAG GACCTGGGGGTGATCAGCTGATGAGCGCTGTGGATCCCGCTGTCGAGTCTCCGAACACAGGGGATCACGCCAAGACTGAAGTGGCACCAGCCGAGTCCCCCGTTGCCTCCGCACTGAAGGAGGCCAAAGAGGAGGagccagagagaaagagaaggaaaacag ACCAGGAGGATCACTTTAGCGCAGCCAATCCTGAAGTCAGTGAAGTGGACGGCACCCCGAAGGTGACTGCGGACCCCTGTGTGGGAAAGGGTAAAACTGGGGAGCACAAAACGGACAAGATGGAAGAGTCCCTCACCTGCATCATCTGCCAGGATCTCCTGCACGACTGTGTGAG CCTGCAGCCCTGCATGCACACGTTCTGCGCAGCCTGCTACTCGGGCTGGATGGAGCGCTCCTGTCTGTGCCCGACCTGCCGCTGTCCTGTGGAGCGCATCCGCAAGAACCACATCCTCAACAACCTGGTGGAGGCCTACCTGCTGCAGCACCCAG AGAAGTGCCGCAGCGACGAGGACCTGAAGAGTATGGACAAGAGGAACAAGATCACTCAGGACATGCTGCAGCCAAAGATCGAGCGCACGTTTTCGGACGAAGAGGGCAGCTCCGATTTCCTCTTTGAACTTTCTGATGCCGACAGTGAATCATCTGACATCAG CCAACCCTTCGTGGTGTGCAGACAGTGCCCAGGTTACAGGAAGGACCCTGTCCAGATCCCTGGGGTCTCAACACCGTCCCAAGAAGATGGGGGTGTCAAGCCATCAGGAGAAATGCCTTCCACCTCTGCTAATGTTCCTGCAG CCATCCAGGAGTATACCTGCATGCCACAGGGAAGCCATGTCATCTGCACCTGCTGCTTGCAGCCCATGCCGGATCGAAGAGCTGAGCTCAATGGCCAGCAGCAGTCCGTGCAGCAGT GTACGGTGTGTCAGCGGCCCTTCTGTCACATGTACTGGAGGTGTAATCGGGTGGGGTGCCTGGGCTGTCTAGCGCATTTCAGCG ACCTCAACCTCACTGAAAAATGCTTAGACGGAGCCCTCAACAGCAATAACTATGAGTCTGACATCCTTAAG AATTACTTGGCTTCCAGAGGGATGTCATGGAAGGATATGCTACAAGAAAGCCTTCAGGCGCTACAGCAGGGATCGTTTTATTTGTCAG ACTATCATATCACAGGCAGCGCTGTTGTGTGTTACTGCTGTGGATTGCGGGCGTTTAAGGAGCTGGCCTATCAGTACAGACAAAACATTCCTGCTGCAGAGCTGCCAG CTGCTGTGACATCCCGACCTGACTGTTACTGGGGACGCAACTGTCGTACTCAAGTGAAAGCGCACCATGCAGT GAAATTCAACCACATCTGTGAGCAGACCCGCTTTAAGAACTGA
- the chfr gene encoding E3 ubiquitin-protein ligase CHFR isoform X2, producing the protein MSTNGTVINMSKLVKRQMYPLQNGDVIYFVYRKNEPEQNVAYVFQSIVTEQPHIRDASDTDTDVPSSESLQGSLEIASVETVAVLPTQPPLQAQEEPQPSTSTSDPYNVSGACPAGAAPPQPSVSGPGGDQLMSAVDPAVESPNTGDHAKTEVAPAESPVASALKEAKEEEPERKRRKTDQEDHFSAANPEVSEVDGTPKVTADPCVGKGKTGEHKTDKMEESLTCIICQDLLHDCVSLQPCMHTFCAACYSGWMERSCLCPTCRCPVERIRKNHILNNLVEAYLLQHPEKCRSDEDLKSMDKRNKITQDMLQPKIERTFSDEEGSSDFLFELSDADSESSDISQPFVVCRQCPGYRKDPVQIPGVSTPSQEDGGVKPSGEMPSTSANVPAAIQEYTCMPQGSHVICTCCLQPMPDRRAELNGQQQSVQQCTVCQRPFCHMYWRCNRVGCLGCLAHFSDLNLTEKCLDGALNSNNYESDILKNYLASRGMSWKDMLQESLQALQQGSFYLSDYHITGSAVVCYCCGLRAFKELAYQYRQNIPAAELPAAVTSRPDCYWGRNCRTQVKAHHAVKFNHICEQTRFKN; encoded by the exons ATGag CACCAATGGGACCGTGATCAATATGTCAAAGCTGGTGAAGAGACAGATGTACCCGCTACAGAATGGAGATGTGATCTACTTTGTCTACCGGAAGAATGAGCCAGAGCAGA ATGTTGCTTACGTGTTTCAGTCTATTGTCACTGAACAGCCACATATCCGGGACGCCTCTG atacagatacagatgtCCCATCTTCTGAGAGCTTACAAGGTTCACTGGAGATTGCCAGTGTGGAGACTGTAGCTGTCCTCCCCACGCAGCCTCCCCTGCAAGCCCAGGAGGAGCCCCAGCCCTCCACCTCCACGTCTGATCCCTATAATGTGTCGGGTGCTTGTCCCGCAGGGGCGGCCCCCCCACAGCCCTCTGTTTCAG GACCTGGGGGTGATCAGCTGATGAGCGCTGTGGATCCCGCTGTCGAGTCTCCGAACACAGGGGATCACGCCAAGACTGAAGTGGCACCAGCCGAGTCCCCCGTTGCCTCCGCACTGAAGGAGGCCAAAGAGGAGGagccagagagaaagagaaggaaaacag ACCAGGAGGATCACTTTAGCGCAGCCAATCCTGAAGTCAGTGAAGTGGACGGCACCCCGAAGGTGACTGCGGACCCCTGTGTGGGAAAGGGTAAAACTGGGGAGCACAAAACGGACAAGATGGAAGAGTCCCTCACCTGCATCATCTGCCAGGATCTCCTGCACGACTGTGTGAG CCTGCAGCCCTGCATGCACACGTTCTGCGCAGCCTGCTACTCGGGCTGGATGGAGCGCTCCTGTCTGTGCCCGACCTGCCGCTGTCCTGTGGAGCGCATCCGCAAGAACCACATCCTCAACAACCTGGTGGAGGCCTACCTGCTGCAGCACCCAG AGAAGTGCCGCAGCGACGAGGACCTGAAGAGTATGGACAAGAGGAACAAGATCACTCAGGACATGCTGCAGCCAAAGATCGAGCGCACGTTTTCGGACGAAGAGGGCAGCTCCGATTTCCTCTTTGAACTTTCTGATGCCGACAGTGAATCATCTGACATCAG CCAACCCTTCGTGGTGTGCAGACAGTGCCCAGGTTACAGGAAGGACCCTGTCCAGATCCCTGGGGTCTCAACACCGTCCCAAGAAGATGGGGGTGTCAAGCCATCAGGAGAAATGCCTTCCACCTCTGCTAATGTTCCTGCAG CCATCCAGGAGTATACCTGCATGCCACAGGGAAGCCATGTCATCTGCACCTGCTGCTTGCAGCCCATGCCGGATCGAAGAGCTGAGCTCAATGGCCAGCAGCAGTCCGTGCAGCAGT GTACGGTGTGTCAGCGGCCCTTCTGTCACATGTACTGGAGGTGTAATCGGGTGGGGTGCCTGGGCTGTCTAGCGCATTTCAGCG ACCTCAACCTCACTGAAAAATGCTTAGACGGAGCCCTCAACAGCAATAACTATGAGTCTGACATCCTTAAG AATTACTTGGCTTCCAGAGGGATGTCATGGAAGGATATGCTACAAGAAAGCCTTCAGGCGCTACAGCAGGGATCGTTTTATTTGTCAG ACTATCATATCACAGGCAGCGCTGTTGTGTGTTACTGCTGTGGATTGCGGGCGTTTAAGGAGCTGGCCTATCAGTACAGACAAAACATTCCTGCTGCAGAGCTGCCAG CTGCTGTGACATCCCGACCTGACTGTTACTGGGGACGCAACTGTCGTACTCAAGTGAAAGCGCACCATGCAGT GAAATTCAACCACATCTGTGAGCAGACCCGCTTTAAGAACTGA